Proteins encoded by one window of Dietzia sp. B32:
- the galE gene encoding UDP-glucose 4-epimerase GalE, protein MKLLVTGGAGYVGGVCATVLIERGHEVVVLDDLSTGNRDGIPEGATFIEGDVAARAPEVLDSSFDGVLHFAARSIVGESVDKPEEYWQGNVVTSLALLDAMRAAGVHNLVFSSTAATYGEPERVPITEDMPTRPTNTYGATKLAIDHAITSYATAHGLAATSLRYFNVAGAYHGAGENRVVETHLIPLVLQVALGHRTDIKVFGDDWPTRDGTCIRDYIHVADLADAHLLALETNSPGTHRVLNLGSGEGFSVREVIDVCREVTGHPIPEVVAPRRAGDPAVLVASSARAIAELGWHPTRTDLRTVVEDAWAYTGALGDRAHSAPH, encoded by the coding sequence GTGAAGCTCCTCGTCACCGGCGGGGCCGGTTATGTCGGCGGGGTCTGCGCCACCGTCCTGATCGAGCGTGGGCACGAGGTCGTGGTGCTCGACGACCTGTCCACGGGCAACCGGGACGGGATCCCGGAGGGCGCGACCTTCATCGAGGGGGACGTGGCGGCCCGTGCGCCGGAGGTCCTCGACTCCTCCTTCGACGGCGTCCTGCACTTCGCGGCTCGCTCCATCGTCGGTGAGTCGGTCGACAAGCCCGAGGAGTACTGGCAGGGCAACGTCGTCACCTCCCTGGCGCTGCTCGACGCGATGCGGGCGGCCGGGGTGCACAACCTGGTCTTCTCCTCCACCGCGGCGACCTACGGCGAGCCCGAGCGGGTGCCCATCACCGAGGACATGCCCACGCGGCCGACCAACACCTACGGGGCCACCAAACTCGCGATAGACCACGCGATCACCTCGTATGCGACCGCGCACGGACTCGCCGCGACCAGCCTGCGCTACTTCAACGTCGCCGGGGCGTACCACGGCGCCGGCGAGAACCGGGTGGTGGAGACCCATCTCATCCCCCTGGTCCTCCAGGTGGCCCTCGGTCATCGCACCGACATCAAGGTCTTCGGTGACGACTGGCCCACCCGCGACGGCACCTGCATCCGCGACTACATCCACGTCGCCGATCTGGCCGACGCCCACCTGCTCGCCCTCGAGACGAACTCGCCCGGCACTCACCGTGTGCTCAACCTGGGTAGCGGTGAGGGATTCTCCGTCCGCGAGGTCATCGACGTGTGCCGGGAGGTCACCGGTCACCCCATCCCGGAGGTCGTCGCCCCGCGCCGGGCCGGCGACCCGGCGGTGCTCGTGGCCTCCAGCGCGCGAGCGATCGCCGAGCTCGGGTGGCACCCCACCCGCACGGACCTGCGCACTGTGGTGGAGGACGCCTGGGCGTACACCGGGGCACTCGGCGACCGCGCCCACTCGGCACCGCACTGA
- a CDS encoding metal-dependent transcriptional regulator — MKDLVDTTEMYLRTIYELEEEGVIPLRARIAERLEQSGPTVSQTVARMERDGLVLVAPDRHLQLTATGRDLAVDVMRKHRLAERLLVDVIGLELEKVHAEACRWEHVMSDDVERRLIEVLDDPRTSPYGNPIPGLERIGYPASALDDPNQIRLSALESDIPHRVRIRAIGENVQIDTELISEFRAAGVEPLKTVTATRRGHLVELDSGGGRTVELDGDHAHAIQVEIIS, encoded by the coding sequence GTGAAGGACCTGGTGGACACCACCGAGATGTACCTCCGCACCATTTACGAGCTGGAAGAGGAAGGCGTGATCCCGCTGCGGGCGAGGATCGCGGAGCGCCTCGAGCAGAGCGGACCGACCGTGAGCCAGACCGTCGCCCGCATGGAGCGCGACGGGCTGGTCCTCGTGGCCCCTGACAGGCATCTCCAGCTCACGGCCACGGGCCGGGACCTCGCGGTGGACGTCATGCGGAAGCACCGTCTCGCGGAGCGCCTCCTGGTCGACGTGATCGGGCTGGAGCTGGAGAAGGTCCACGCCGAGGCGTGCCGCTGGGAACACGTGATGAGCGACGACGTCGAACGGCGCCTCATCGAGGTGCTCGATGATCCCCGCACCTCCCCCTACGGCAACCCGATCCCCGGGCTGGAGCGGATCGGGTACCCCGCCTCGGCGCTCGACGATCCCAACCAGATCAGGCTCTCGGCACTGGAGAGCGATATCCCCCACCGGGTCCGCATCCGGGCGATCGGCGAGAACGTGCAGATCGACACCGAGCTGATCTCCGAGTTCCGGGCCGCCGGCGTCGAACCGCTCAAGACCGTCACCGCCACCCGCCGCGGGCATCTCGTCGAGCTCGACTCCGGCGGCGGCCGCACGGTCGAACTCGACGGCGATCACGCCCACGCGATCCAGGTCGAGATCATCTCGTGA
- a CDS encoding acetoin utilization protein AcuC: MAGIGDGVAAKVVWSPSLLEYRHSADHPMSPRRLDLTMSLATELGVLQGVEMVDPGTASDDELLRVHTSRYIDAVKAAGDLPPGEHAGMSHGLGTADNPTFPAMHEASAAVAGGTLAAARAIASGAATRAVSVAGGMHHAMPAAAAGFCVYNDAAVAISWLLDNGYDRIAYVDIDVHHGDGVQTAFYEDPRVLTVSLHQHPATLWPSTGWASETGVGRAEGTAVNLAFLPAVTDNLWLRGFHAVVPGVLRAFEPQIIVMQAGCDSHREDPLADLSLTVDGHRRSYLEVVALADELCEGRLIAIGGGGYELVRVVPRSWTHLIAAVLGVPVDPATEVPEAWRSVAGRFTVPDRVPQVMGDGEDPTYTAWEPSGSDRGVEMDRSLARLDQSILDTRRSVYPLLGLDPDDPRD, encoded by the coding sequence ATGGCCGGAATCGGGGACGGCGTCGCGGCGAAGGTCGTGTGGAGTCCGTCATTGCTCGAATACCGGCACTCCGCCGACCACCCGATGAGTCCGCGGCGGTTGGACCTGACCATGTCCCTGGCCACCGAGCTCGGCGTTCTCCAGGGTGTCGAGATGGTGGACCCCGGGACCGCGAGTGACGACGAGCTGCTCCGGGTCCACACCTCCCGCTACATCGACGCCGTCAAAGCCGCCGGGGACCTGCCGCCCGGCGAGCACGCCGGGATGAGCCACGGGCTCGGTACCGCTGACAACCCGACCTTCCCGGCGATGCACGAGGCGAGTGCCGCGGTGGCCGGGGGCACCCTCGCGGCCGCCCGCGCCATCGCCAGTGGTGCCGCCACGCGGGCGGTCTCCGTGGCCGGCGGGATGCACCACGCCATGCCCGCCGCGGCGGCGGGGTTCTGCGTCTACAACGACGCGGCGGTGGCGATCAGCTGGCTGCTCGACAACGGCTACGACCGGATCGCCTACGTGGACATCGACGTCCATCACGGGGACGGTGTACAGACCGCGTTCTACGAGGACCCGCGGGTGCTGACGGTCTCGCTGCACCAACACCCCGCCACGCTGTGGCCGTCCACCGGCTGGGCATCGGAGACGGGGGTCGGCCGCGCCGAGGGCACGGCCGTCAACCTGGCGTTCCTGCCCGCTGTCACCGACAACCTCTGGCTGCGGGGGTTCCACGCCGTGGTCCCGGGTGTGCTGCGGGCCTTCGAACCGCAGATCATCGTCATGCAGGCCGGGTGCGACTCGCATCGCGAGGACCCGCTCGCGGACCTGTCGTTGACCGTCGACGGGCACCGGCGGTCCTATCTGGAGGTCGTGGCGCTGGCCGACGAGCTCTGTGAGGGCCGCCTCATCGCCATCGGTGGGGGCGGTTACGAGTTGGTCCGGGTGGTCCCGCGGTCGTGGACACACCTCATCGCAGCCGTGCTCGGGGTCCCGGTGGATCCGGCGACCGAGGTCCCGGAGGCGTGGCGGTCCGTGGCCGGCCGGTTCACCGTCCCCGACCGGGTACCCCAGGTGATGGGTGACGGCGAGGACCCGACATACACCGCGTGGGAGCCGTCGGGATCGGACCGCGGGGTGGAGATGGACCGCTCCCTCGCCCGGCTCGACCAGTCGATCCTCGACACCCGCCGATCGGTCTACCCCCTGCTGGGACTTGATCCGGACGACCCCCGGGACTGA
- a CDS encoding GNAT family N-acetyltransferase — MAHPGESNPGDRVPGDTATVEPPEHASTDTSVDAYPEGYPHDWAADVLGSDGRAVRVRPILPSDAEKISEFHSSLSERTRYLRYFGSHDVLSDRELARMTNVDYRDRMAFVAELGAEVIGMAIYERLPNSTFAEVAFTISDQHQGRGLGSIFLEHLAGAAAECGIDHFEAEVLSENRSMIQVFRRAGYEISRSFDGSTLHLEFAIDPTEALTNVRNSREAAAEARSLARVLNPGSVAVIGASDQVGKIGHTVLRNLIGNGFSGPVYPVNSDARSVQSVRAYASVRDIPDPVDLAVVAVPAASMSEVLDDCLSKGVSTLVVISAGFSDVGSAGVVSERRLVSEARAHGMRVVGPNALGVINTSTDVQLNATLAEVVPGPGRTGFFCQSGALGIAILAAAARRGLGLSTFVSAGNRADVSGNDLLQYWDTDTATEVVLLYLESFGNARKFSRIARRVARNKPVVVVRRAADDLESGVEGLTANAIGGLFRDSGLIQVDSITDMFDTATLLAYQPLPTGGRLGIVGNSSAVGRLGADSARQQGFTVAHSVDLGAGASPEEFRGAISDALARDEVDSVLTVFVPPVATEPDAYAEAIRAAAGESSKPVVSTFLAGEGLPEGLTVTDESGVAARGSIPSYPYPERAVSALVRARRYAEWLDKPAEEPAEYEDIDRARARELVNSLCQLHAGTESFELTQGQVRALLECYGIDIVDYRVVTDVDQAVMAADELGYPVAVKAMSERWRTRSDQSGVRLDLVDSAAVRHAFSFLQSTTGSRALHVQKMATKGVAVTIRVADHPIFGSLISFGLSGMLSDLLADRAFSTLPISQGEAAALLDRPRAAAILDGYAGDAPVDRDALVELMGRVSCLVEDIPEMRRLSVDPALAAPDGLAVLYATVRLGPPPRFSGDEGPRRLR, encoded by the coding sequence ATGGCGCACCCCGGCGAGAGCAATCCCGGCGACCGCGTGCCCGGTGATACGGCGACGGTCGAGCCGCCCGAGCACGCCTCGACCGACACCTCGGTCGACGCGTACCCGGAGGGTTATCCCCACGACTGGGCCGCGGACGTCCTCGGTTCCGACGGTCGGGCCGTGCGGGTCCGGCCGATCCTGCCGAGCGATGCCGAGAAGATCTCCGAGTTCCACAGCAGCCTGTCCGAGCGCACCCGCTACCTGCGCTACTTCGGGTCCCACGACGTCCTGTCCGATCGCGAACTGGCGCGCATGACGAACGTCGACTACCGCGACCGGATGGCGTTCGTCGCCGAGCTCGGCGCGGAGGTCATCGGGATGGCGATCTACGAGCGGCTGCCGAACTCGACCTTCGCCGAGGTGGCGTTCACGATCTCCGACCAGCACCAGGGGCGTGGGCTGGGGTCGATCTTCCTGGAGCATCTCGCCGGCGCGGCCGCCGAGTGCGGGATCGACCACTTCGAGGCCGAGGTGCTCTCGGAGAACCGGTCGATGATCCAGGTGTTCCGGCGGGCCGGGTACGAGATCTCCCGGTCGTTCGACGGCTCCACCCTCCATCTGGAGTTCGCGATCGACCCCACCGAGGCCCTGACGAACGTCCGGAACTCCCGGGAGGCGGCGGCGGAGGCGCGGAGTCTCGCGCGGGTCCTCAACCCCGGTTCCGTCGCGGTGATCGGCGCCTCGGATCAGGTGGGCAAGATCGGCCACACCGTGTTGCGCAATCTGATCGGCAACGGGTTCTCCGGACCCGTGTACCCCGTCAATTCGGATGCCAGGTCGGTGCAGTCCGTGCGCGCCTACGCCAGTGTCCGGGACATCCCGGACCCGGTGGACCTCGCGGTCGTGGCGGTCCCGGCGGCATCGATGTCCGAGGTCCTTGACGACTGCCTGTCCAAGGGCGTCTCGACCCTCGTCGTCATCTCCGCGGGGTTCTCGGACGTCGGTAGCGCCGGTGTGGTCTCGGAACGTCGTCTGGTCAGCGAGGCCCGGGCACACGGGATGCGGGTGGTCGGCCCCAACGCGCTCGGGGTGATCAACACCTCCACCGATGTCCAGCTCAACGCGACCCTGGCCGAGGTCGTCCCGGGGCCCGGCCGCACCGGCTTCTTCTGCCAGTCGGGCGCGCTCGGCATCGCGATCCTCGCCGCGGCTGCCCGGCGCGGGCTCGGGTTGTCCACGTTCGTCTCCGCCGGGAACCGCGCCGACGTCTCCGGCAACGACCTGTTGCAGTACTGGGACACCGACACCGCCACCGAGGTCGTGTTGCTCTACCTGGAGAGCTTCGGTAACGCCCGCAAGTTCTCCCGGATCGCACGGCGGGTCGCCCGCAACAAACCGGTCGTGGTGGTCCGACGCGCCGCCGACGACCTGGAGTCGGGAGTCGAGGGGCTGACGGCGAACGCCATCGGGGGATTGTTCCGCGACTCCGGCCTCATCCAGGTGGACTCCATCACCGACATGTTCGACACCGCCACACTGCTGGCCTACCAGCCGCTACCGACGGGAGGGCGTCTGGGCATCGTGGGCAACTCCTCGGCGGTCGGCCGTCTCGGTGCGGACTCCGCGCGGCAACAGGGCTTCACCGTGGCGCATTCGGTGGACCTGGGGGCCGGTGCGTCCCCCGAGGAGTTCCGTGGGGCGATCTCGGACGCACTCGCTCGCGACGAGGTGGACTCCGTTCTCACGGTGTTCGTCCCCCCGGTCGCCACGGAGCCCGACGCGTACGCGGAGGCGATCCGCGCTGCGGCCGGCGAGAGCTCCAAGCCGGTGGTGAGTACGTTCCTCGCCGGGGAGGGGCTGCCGGAGGGCCTGACCGTGACCGACGAGTCCGGGGTCGCCGCCCGGGGTTCGATTCCGTCCTATCCGTATCCGGAACGGGCCGTCTCCGCGCTGGTACGTGCCCGCCGATACGCCGAGTGGCTCGACAAACCGGCGGAGGAACCGGCCGAGTACGAGGACATCGACCGGGCTCGCGCGCGAGAGCTGGTGAACTCCCTGTGCCAGCTCCACGCCGGGACCGAGTCGTTCGAGCTCACCCAGGGCCAGGTCCGCGCACTGTTGGAGTGCTACGGGATCGACATCGTCGACTACCGCGTCGTCACCGATGTAGACCAGGCGGTGATGGCGGCCGATGAGCTCGGCTACCCCGTGGCGGTCAAGGCGATGAGCGAACGATGGCGGACCCGCAGCGACCAGTCCGGTGTGCGGCTCGACCTGGTCGACTCCGCCGCGGTACGCCACGCCTTCTCGTTCCTCCAGTCCACCACCGGTTCGCGTGCCCTCCACGTCCAGAAGATGGCGACGAAGGGGGTCGCCGTCACCATCCGGGTCGCCGACCACCCGATCTTCGGTTCGCTCATCTCGTTCGGGTTGTCCGGGATGTTGTCGGACCTGCTGGCCGATCGGGCCTTCAGCACCTTGCCGATCTCACAGGGGGAGGCCGCGGCCCTGCTCGACCGGCCCCGCGCCGCGGCGATCCTCGACGGGTACGCCGGCGACGCGCCGGTCGACCGGGACGCGTTGGTCGAGCTCATGGGGAGGGTCTCGTGTCTGGTCGAGGACATCCCGGAGATGCGCCGGCTGTCGGTGGACCCGGCCCTCGCCGCACCGGACGGGCTGGCAGTGCTCTACGCCACCGTCCGCCTGGGTCCGCCGCCCAGGTTCAGCGGCGACGAGGGACCCCGCCGACTGCGCTAG
- a CDS encoding sigma-70 family RNA polymerase sigma factor yields the protein MTSATTRSDRRTEAEPDGQSPSADLVRVYLNGIGKTALLNAEDEVELSKRIEAGLYAKHVLETKKRLGPVRKADLKAIVAEGEAARAHLLEANLRLVVSLAKRYTGRGMPLLDLIQEGNLGLIRAMEKFDYAKGFKFSTYATWWIRQAITRGMADQSRTIRLPVHLVEQVNKLARIKRELHQQLGREASLDELAEESGIPAHKIEELLDHSRDPVSLDMPVGADEEAPLGDFIEDAEATSAENTVVTNVMHSDVRAVLATLEEREQQVITLRFGLDDGQPRTLDQIGKRFGLSRERVRQIEREVMAKLREGRRADKLRSYAV from the coding sequence ATGACGTCAGCCACCACCCGATCGGACCGTCGGACGGAGGCGGAGCCGGACGGCCAGAGCCCGAGCGCTGACCTCGTCCGTGTCTACCTCAACGGGATCGGCAAGACGGCACTGCTCAACGCCGAGGACGAGGTGGAGCTGTCCAAGCGGATCGAGGCCGGTCTCTATGCCAAGCATGTGCTCGAGACCAAGAAGCGTCTCGGGCCGGTGCGCAAGGCTGACCTCAAGGCGATCGTCGCGGAGGGCGAGGCCGCCCGAGCCCACCTGCTCGAGGCCAACCTCCGTCTGGTCGTGTCGTTGGCCAAGCGCTACACGGGTCGCGGCATGCCGCTGCTGGATCTCATCCAGGAGGGCAATCTGGGCCTGATCCGTGCGATGGAGAAGTTCGACTACGCCAAGGGCTTCAAGTTCTCCACCTACGCCACCTGGTGGATCCGTCAGGCGATCACGCGGGGAATGGCCGATCAGTCCCGCACTATCCGTCTTCCCGTCCACCTCGTCGAGCAGGTCAACAAGCTCGCCCGGATCAAGCGCGAACTGCACCAGCAGCTCGGCCGCGAGGCCTCCCTCGACGAGCTGGCCGAGGAGTCGGGTATCCCCGCGCACAAGATCGAGGAGCTGCTGGACCACTCGCGTGACCCGGTGAGCCTCGACATGCCGGTCGGCGCGGACGAGGAGGCGCCACTCGGCGACTTCATCGAGGACGCCGAGGCCACCAGCGCCGAGAACACCGTGGTGACCAACGTGATGCACTCCGACGTGCGCGCTGTCCTGGCGACCCTCGAGGAGCGCGAGCAGCAGGTCATCACGTTGCGTTTCGGACTGGACGACGGTCAGCCCCGTACTCTCGACCAGATCGGGAAGCGTTTCGGCCTGTCCCGCGAGCGCGTCCGCCAGATCGAGCGTGAGGTGATGGCCAAGCTCCGCGAGGGCCGTCGCGCGGACAAGCTCCGCTCCTACGCCGTCTGA
- the dtd gene encoding D-aminoacyl-tRNA deacylase, with the protein MRAVVSRVTEASVTVGGEVVGSLPGPGLLVLVGVSNDDDETDAATMVRKISELRILREERSAAEVGAPVLVVSQFTLMGSTAKGRRPSWSRAAPGAVAEPMVNAVVQGLRERGLEVATGVFGAMMRVHSVNDGPFTLLVETPGSH; encoded by the coding sequence ATGAGGGCGGTGGTCTCACGGGTCACCGAGGCGTCGGTGACGGTGGGCGGCGAGGTCGTGGGGTCACTGCCGGGCCCCGGGTTGTTGGTACTGGTCGGGGTGTCGAACGACGACGACGAGACCGACGCGGCCACGATGGTCCGCAAGATCTCGGAACTGCGGATCCTGCGGGAGGAACGCAGCGCTGCGGAGGTGGGCGCGCCCGTCCTGGTCGTCAGCCAGTTCACCCTCATGGGATCGACCGCCAAAGGCCGGCGCCCGTCGTGGTCTCGAGCGGCCCCCGGCGCGGTCGCCGAACCGATGGTGAACGCGGTCGTCCAAGGTCTGCGTGAGCGCGGACTCGAGGTGGCCACAGGTGTCTTCGGCGCGATGATGCGGGTCCATTCCGTCAACGACGGGCCGTTCACTCTCCTGGTGGAGACTCCCGGCTCGCACTGA
- a CDS encoding methyltransferase, with the protein MTRATPTLADLAPTLAEAFRRHDYTVEGVERELGPEAVSALARSDAATVRRRARDAGPVGVLLRLFVLGDPLPRSDVAAILPGVPVRDGVEAGLWTEADDGASLRAAIDLRPVDTGHGTRWVFADVDGSMVHTRTRPDHVLGVGQATLSLLRVTPTSPAGSVLDLGTGCGIQMVHASETARSVTGTDITPRCLELAAATLAINGRRAELLRGPWFEPVAGRRFDRIVANPPFVVGPPETGHSYRESGLKLDGASRTVVSGAPGHLADGGTAVLLASWVEREDADWRTHVASWVPSEGVDAWIVRRDVSDPGLYVWTWLTDEGMDPRDEATSRAADSWLDHFADEGVAGVGFGYVYLRRIEGPSSVLCEDLTHPFGEGLGDEAEAYFARAAWLREAADRLGGQDRALDATVFTVSPDVHVHASESLAPTGPDEAGDPGPSTVVVERVTGARWRHEIDPLTAAVLRGARTGALPLEDLVVLAAAGAGEDPDALAAPVRRVVADLFVHGFVVPVGVPGLVAPGVAAAVPGGADG; encoded by the coding sequence ATGACCCGTGCGACCCCGACCCTCGCCGATCTGGCACCCACGTTGGCCGAGGCCTTCCGCCGTCACGACTACACGGTCGAGGGAGTGGAGCGGGAGTTGGGCCCGGAGGCGGTCTCCGCCCTGGCCAGGTCGGACGCCGCGACGGTCCGCCGCCGCGCCCGCGACGCCGGTCCGGTCGGCGTGCTCCTCCGGTTGTTCGTCCTGGGCGATCCGCTCCCCCGCTCCGATGTCGCTGCGATCCTGCCCGGGGTCCCGGTGCGTGACGGCGTCGAGGCCGGATTGTGGACCGAGGCCGACGACGGCGCCTCGCTCCGGGCGGCGATCGACCTACGCCCGGTCGACACGGGTCACGGGACCCGCTGGGTGTTCGCGGATGTCGACGGGTCGATGGTCCACACCCGGACACGACCGGATCACGTGCTGGGGGTCGGGCAGGCGACGCTCTCACTGCTGCGGGTCACGCCCACCTCCCCCGCGGGGTCGGTCCTCGATCTGGGCACAGGGTGTGGGATCCAGATGGTCCACGCGTCGGAGACCGCCCGCTCGGTCACCGGGACGGACATCACACCGCGGTGCCTCGAACTCGCGGCCGCCACCCTGGCGATCAACGGCCGGCGTGCGGAACTCCTGCGCGGTCCGTGGTTCGAGCCCGTCGCGGGCCGCCGGTTCGACCGGATCGTGGCCAATCCCCCGTTCGTGGTGGGTCCGCCCGAGACCGGACACTCCTACCGGGAGTCGGGACTGAAGCTCGACGGTGCGAGCCGGACGGTCGTGTCGGGCGCGCCGGGCCATCTGGCCGACGGCGGCACCGCGGTCCTGCTGGCGTCCTGGGTGGAGCGGGAGGACGCCGACTGGCGGACGCACGTGGCGTCCTGGGTCCCGTCCGAGGGCGTCGACGCGTGGATCGTCCGGCGGGACGTCTCCGACCCCGGGCTCTACGTGTGGACCTGGCTCACCGACGAGGGCATGGACCCGCGCGACGAGGCCACCTCGCGGGCGGCGGACTCCTGGCTGGACCACTTCGCCGACGAGGGGGTGGCGGGGGTCGGGTTCGGCTACGTCTACCTGCGTCGGATCGAGGGGCCGTCCTCGGTGCTGTGCGAGGACCTCACGCACCCGTTCGGCGAGGGCCTCGGCGACGAGGCCGAGGCGTACTTCGCACGCGCCGCGTGGTTGCGGGAGGCGGCGGACCGACTCGGCGGGCAGGACCGTGCCCTGGACGCCACGGTGTTCACCGTGTCGCCGGATGTCCACGTGCACGCCTCTGAGTCCCTCGCGCCGACCGGGCCGGACGAGGCGGGTGACCCTGGCCCGTCGACCGTGGTGGTGGAGCGCGTCACCGGCGCCCGGTGGCGGCACGAGATCGACCCGCTCACCGCGGCCGTCCTACGAGGGGCGCGGACGGGCGCGCTGCCGCTGGAGGATCTGGTGGTGCTCGCCGCGGCGGGTGCCGGGGAGGATCCGGACGCCCTCGCCGCCCCCGTGCGGCGGGTGGTGGCCGATCTGTTCGTCCACGGGTTCGTCGTCCCCGTCGGGGTGCCCGGTCTCGTCGCTCCGGGGGTCGCCGCAGCCGTGCCCGGGGGTGCGGACGGATGA
- a CDS encoding DUF3099 domain-containing protein has protein sequence MAPDFRRQRSGERDDTSKPVLITGARESYHDELAARKKRYFLLMSIRIPALFLAAGSLAIWNNPWIALAIVGGSIPIPWIAVIGANDRPPLPKGQARTYTAGRLSSNTPYALPPGLTGVDSPSPRTTHTDTTDTGTDPGTPAGPGSPSDPAAPADPTTPTNPTDESDPHQ, from the coding sequence ATGGCACCCGACTTCCGCCGTCAGCGATCCGGGGAACGGGACGACACGTCGAAGCCCGTTCTCATCACGGGCGCGCGGGAGTCGTACCACGACGAACTCGCGGCCCGGAAGAAGCGCTACTTCCTGCTGATGAGCATCCGGATCCCCGCCCTGTTCCTGGCGGCGGGATCCCTGGCCATCTGGAACAACCCGTGGATCGCGCTGGCGATCGTGGGGGGGTCCATCCCGATCCCGTGGATCGCGGTCATCGGTGCCAATGACCGTCCTCCCCTGCCCAAGGGGCAGGCCCGCACCTACACAGCGGGGCGTCTCTCGTCGAACACCCCGTACGCCCTGCCCCCCGGCCTCACCGGGGTGGATTCGCCGTCCCCCCGCACCACCCACACCGACACCACCGACACCGGGACCGACCCGGGCACCCCTGCGGGCCCCGGTTCCCCGTCCGACCCCGCCGCCCCCGCGGACCCCACCACCCCCACCAACCCCACCGACGAGAGCGATCCCCACCAATGA
- a CDS encoding DUF3039 domain-containing protein translates to MSTTRTKTLERPEVTTTEETQDDAPKFFHYVDKSKIAESAVMGTYVIALCGEVFPVTRSAKPGSPVCPECKRVYETLKPGE, encoded by the coding sequence GTGAGCACCACCCGGACGAAGACACTCGAGCGTCCCGAGGTCACGACGACCGAGGAGACGCAGGACGACGCACCCAAGTTCTTCCACTATGTGGACAAGAGCAAGATCGCCGAGAGCGCGGTCATGGGTACCTATGTGATCGCCCTGTGCGGTGAGGTCTTCCCGGTCACCCGCTCCGCGAAGCCCGGATCGCCGGTGTGCCCGGAGTGCAAGCGCGTCTACGAGACCCTGAAGCCTGGTGAGTGA